The Brachyhypopomus gauderio isolate BG-103 chromosome 1, BGAUD_0.2, whole genome shotgun sequence genome includes a window with the following:
- the LOC143512923 gene encoding uncharacterized protein LOC143512923 yields MDMTNLQSLSVFLTERLTLAAQEIFKAVEVTVSEYHDEISRSRQENELLKTRLLEAGIEFYSDCPGAPALHEGAASVGRQPGAEPWGEDGADIQVKLELSATKDEPAAPETHGPAAKEPPSPGPWQEDEARVEEALHTLMAESDVSTLLHAAPLAQDVKEEPEDAAADLRTAACSGPQPGGATFDQACELEDGLEGHRLTSAQKAARSKVVMRHTHTVELPATWCSCRCALALCNHSVIVLRQAGRCSQFKIPAVPATQDWSGKTRHKPRNPKRVRPNPVNKSVVLSVKPKQKTISEMPRNTLYKDMKDISISDLPVLQLSDMYKDVSSDKAPLIGTMGIRNEGPWVESAFGKVPVGSVLSYQQPLLSGSCHVLFPDAPPPPALPLEGYRLTRSSPACVRNDAEREFLCLLDTTWEVSRQTEQDTRGRRGGPRWEELSRLRLTSSRARAVCRVRGDSSAQLLACRIERSGRPPTGRGRKLLATGSQVHQTAVEEYCRTAHVNYSPCGFVIHPDAPWMCASPDGLVYDPSESPPYGLVEVKCPNVKSFLDCSYVRLDKGCLRLHKQHAYYWQIQSQMLITGLEWCDFVVFANEDLLIQRVYKDDEVVDTIRDRSERFFFSFYMPRCLKA; encoded by the exons ATGGACATGACGAATCTTCAATCTCTAAGCGTCTTCCTTACGGAACGATTAACGTTGGCAGCTCAGGAAATTTTTAAGGCCGTGGAGGTCACAGTTTCAGAGTATCACGACGAAATCTCCCGCTCGAGACAAGAAAATGAACTTCTCAAGACGAGACTGTTGGAGGCGGGCATCGAGTTTTACTCCG aCTGCCCTGGCGCGCCTGCCCTACACGAAGGAGCCGCCAGTGTTGGCCGGCAGCCTGGAGCGGAGCCGTGGGGAGAGGACGGCGCAGACATCCAGGTGAAGCTGGAGCTCAGCGCCACGAAAGACGAGCCCGCCGCTCCCGAGACGCACGGCCCCGCCGCCAAGGAGCCTCCGTCCCCGGGCCCGTGGCAGGAAGACGAGGCGCGAGTGGAGGAGGCGCTCCACACGCTGATGGCGGAGAGCGACGTCAGCACGCTGCTGCACGCCGCCCCGCTCGCGCAGGACGTAAAGGAAGAGCCCGAGGACGCGGCGGCTGATCTGAGAACGGCGGCGTGCAGCGGGCCGCAGCCAGGCGGCGCCACGTTTGATCAGGCCTGTGAGCTTGAGGACGGCTTGGAAGGCCATAGACTAACCTCGGCGCAAAAGGCTGCACGATCTAAG GTGGTAATGCGGCACACGCACACTGTAGAGCTTCCGGCCACATGGTGCTCCTGCCGCTGTGCCCTGGCTCTGTGCAACCACTCTGTCATTGTGTTGCGTCAGGCGGGACGCTGCTCTCAGTTTAAAATCCCTGCAGTACCAGCAACCCAGGACTGGTCAGGGAAAACACGGCATAAACCCAGAAATCCG AAGAGAGTGAGGCCAAACCCAGTGAATAAATCAGTGGTGCTATCAGTTAAACCTAAGCAGAAGACAATTTCTGAAATGCCCAG GAACACGCTCTACAAAGACATGAAAGATATCTCGATCTCTGATCTCCCGGTCCTTCAGCTGTCAGACATGTACAAAGATGTGTCCTCTGACAAAGCTCCTTTGATTGGTACCATGGGCATCCGTAACGAAGGCCCATGGGTAGAGTCTGCCTTCGGCAAGGTCCCCGTTGGAAGCGTGCTGTCCTATCAGCAGCCACTACTGTCGGGCAGCTGTCACGTGCTGTTCCCcgatgcccctcccccaccggcGCTGCCGCTCGAGGGCTACCGGCTGACTCGCTCGAGCCCAGCGTGCGTACGCAATGATGCAGAGCGCGAGTTCCTGTGCTTGCTTGACACCACGTGGGAGGTGTCCCGTCAGACGGAACAGGACACCCGGGGTCGGCGTGGTGGGCCGCGGTGGGAGGAGCTGAGCCGACTCCGTCTCACGTCCTCCCGCGCCAGAGCCGTGTGCCGCGTGAGGGGAGACAGCAGTGCCCAGCTCCTGGCATGCAGGATCGAGCGTAGCGGCCGGCCCCCTACTGGCCGCGGCAGGAAGCTCTTGGCCACGGGCTCGCAGGTGCACCAGACAGCCGTGGAGGAGTACTGCCGCACGGCGCACGTGAACTACTCGCCCTGCGGCTTCGTCATCCACCCTGACGCCCCCTGGATGTGTGCGTCGCCGGACGGACTGGTATACGATCCCTCCGAAAGCCCCCCGTACGGCCTGGTTGAGGTGAAGTGCCCAAATGTGAAGAGCTTCTTGGACTGCTCCTATGTCAGACTTGACAAAGGCTGCCTGAGGTTACATAAGCAACATGCGTACTACTGGCAGATCCAGAGTCAGATGCTCATCACGGGACTCGAGTGGTGTGACTTTGTGGTATTTGCAAATGAGGACTTGCTGATTCAGCGGGTTTACAAAGACGATGAAGTGGTGGACACGATCAGGGACAGAAGCGAGcgcttctttttctctttctacatGCCAAGGTGTTTGAAGGCATGA